A genomic window from Motilibacter aurantiacus includes:
- a CDS encoding Crp/Fnr family transcriptional regulator, whose protein sequence is MSSDEAQVNDHVRRAPLFAALDDEAARELRATMEERHLSRGDILFGEGDEGSTLFVVTEGKIKLGRTAADGRENLLGVLGPGEMFGELSVFDPGPRTATATAVTETTLIGLGHEDLDKWIRGRPEVAYTMLQSLARRLRRTNEFLADLVFSDVPGRVAKALLDLARRFGVQGDEGVHVTHDLTQEELAQLVGASRETVNKALADFQQRGWIRHEARAVVLLDVDRLARRAR, encoded by the coding sequence CTCCGCTCTTCGCGGCCCTCGACGACGAGGCCGCCCGAGAGCTGCGCGCCACCATGGAGGAGCGCCATCTCTCCCGCGGCGACATCCTGTTCGGCGAGGGCGACGAGGGCTCGACCCTCTTCGTCGTGACCGAGGGCAAGATCAAGCTCGGGCGCACCGCCGCCGACGGCCGCGAGAACCTCCTCGGCGTCCTCGGGCCCGGCGAGATGTTCGGCGAGCTGTCCGTGTTCGACCCCGGGCCGCGCACCGCGACGGCCACCGCGGTCACCGAGACCACGCTCATCGGGCTCGGCCACGAGGACCTCGACAAGTGGATCCGCGGCCGCCCCGAGGTGGCCTACACGATGCTGCAGTCGCTGGCGCGCAGGCTGCGCCGGACCAACGAGTTCCTCGCGGACCTCGTCTTCAGCGACGTGCCCGGCCGCGTCGCCAAGGCCCTGCTCGACCTCGCCCGCCGCTTCGGCGTCCAGGGCGACGAGGGCGTCCACGTCACCCACGACCTCACCCAGGAGGAGCTGGCCCAACTGGTCGGCGCCTCCCGCGAGACGGTCAACAAGGCGCTGGCCGACTTCCAGCAGCGCGGGTGGATCCGGCACGAGGCACGGGCCGTGGTGCTGCTCGACGTCGACCGGCTGGCGCGCCGCGCCCGCTGA
- a CDS encoding antibiotic biosynthesis monooxygenase family protein → MIVRVWRTRVEQDRAAEYERFAREVSYPMFRSQPGYAGVLMGREGDDCVVVTLWKTRADAEALAASSAYLATVERIVAQGFLRGEQSTVAFDAHLADLPGGV, encoded by the coding sequence GTGATCGTGCGGGTGTGGCGTACGCGGGTCGAGCAGGACCGGGCCGCGGAGTACGAGCGGTTCGCCCGCGAGGTGTCGTACCCGATGTTCCGGTCGCAGCCGGGCTACGCCGGCGTCCTCATGGGCCGGGAGGGAGACGACTGCGTGGTCGTCACCCTGTGGAAGACGCGGGCGGACGCCGAGGCGCTCGCCGCCTCATCGGCGTACCTCGCGACCGTCGAGCGGATCGTCGCGCAGGGGTTCCTGCGCGGCGAGCAGTCGACGGTGGCGTTCGACGCGCACCTGGCCGACCTGCCGGGCGGCGTCTGA